Proteins encoded within one genomic window of Nordella sp. HKS 07:
- a CDS encoding WD40 repeat domain-containing protein: MSGTHDAVVMAVAFSSDGKLLATASEDKTARIVKVDGGRELARVKHDGWVSAVAFSPDGKLLAIASYDNTERIWRGADGHELVRVSHDGAVNALVFSPHSKLLATASRDKTARIVAGRMAMSSPTTIGSGQ, encoded by the coding sequence GTGTCGGGGACCCACGACGCTGTGGTCATGGCAGTGGCGTTCAGCTCGGACGGCAAGCTGCTCGCTACCGCCAGCGAGGACAAGACGGCGCGGATCGTGAAGGTGGACGGTGGCCGCGAACTCGCCCGCGTCAAACACGACGGTTGGGTCTCGGCAGTGGCGTTCAGTCCGGATGGCAAGCTCCTTGCCATTGCGAGCTACGACAACACGGAGCGGATCTGGCGGGGGGCGGATGGCCACGAGCTCGTCCGGGTCAGCCACGACGGTGCGGTCAATGCGTTGGTTTTCAGCCCGCACAGCAAACTGCTCGCTACCGCCAGCCGGGACAAGACGGCGCGGATCGTGGCGGGGCGGATGGCCATGAGCTCGCCCACGACGATTGGGTCTGGGCAGTGA
- a CDS encoding WD40 repeat domain-containing protein: MASCWPLPVEFRQFKGRGADRGGADGHELVRVSHDGAVNALVFSPHSKLLATASRDKTARIVAGRMAMSSPTTIGSGQ; the protein is encoded by the coding sequence ATGGCAAGCTGCTGGCCATTGCCAGTGGAATTTCGACAATTCAAGGGGAGAGGCGCGGATCGTGGCGGGGCGGATGGCCACGAGCTCGTCCGGGTCAGCCACGACGGTGCGGTCAATGCGTTGGTTTTCAGCCCGCACAGCAAACTGCTCGCTACCGCCAGCCGGGACAAGACGGCGCGGATCGTGGCGGGGCGGATGGCCATGAGCTCGCCCACGACGATTGGGTCTGGGCAGTGA
- a CDS encoding DUF3631 domain-containing protein, which produces MTGEKDIVAAIDTAANVESAAETPQESFARLAALPLFEYDRVRQDEADRLKVRVGTLDKEVDNLRGHQASANEPSAVGFLADPEPWPSPVLLGDLLDSLTSTADRYLVLLSGTAELIALWVIHAHAHDCFGISPVLGITSPTPECGKTTCLTLLNALVPRPCPVSNITAAALFRVVEKYKPTLLIDEADTFLRDSDELRGVLNSGHQRANAYVLRTTGDDHEPRPFRTWAPKAIALIGKLPATLASRTIHIELRRMLGSESVEPLRPDRLDHLEPLRQKAARWVADNHINLSSADPMMPTTLRRRAADNWRPLIAIGDLAGGEWPARVRRIAQELSGQNEQTYSIMLLEDIRHIFASSGGDRLFSAEVAQELSKMEDRPWPEWSKDKPITPRQIAKLLEPFGIKPSGIREGHKTAKGYKMDDFNDAFGRYIRDTSVTPSQLNEIKGSQSVGAVTPANVVSDQTGLKVNNHRSCDAVTASSGRNAQQTNDWPELPDVFRRTSNRTV; this is translated from the coding sequence ATGACCGGAGAGAAGGACATAGTGGCGGCCATCGACACGGCCGCGAACGTGGAATCCGCCGCGGAAACGCCTCAGGAGAGTTTTGCGAGGCTCGCTGCACTGCCGCTTTTCGAATACGATCGAGTCCGCCAGGACGAGGCTGACCGATTGAAGGTTCGGGTTGGCACCCTTGACAAGGAGGTAGACAACCTCCGCGGTCATCAAGCCAGTGCCAACGAGCCGAGTGCTGTGGGCTTCCTGGCCGATCCAGAGCCGTGGCCATCGCCGGTATTGCTCGGCGACCTTCTAGATAGCCTTACTAGCACGGCTGACAGATATTTGGTGCTTCTGAGCGGCACCGCCGAGCTCATTGCCCTTTGGGTGATTCATGCCCATGCCCATGACTGTTTTGGCATTAGCCCGGTGCTCGGCATCACAAGTCCGACTCCCGAATGCGGCAAGACCACTTGCCTAACCCTTCTTAATGCGCTGGTACCGCGTCCGTGTCCGGTTTCCAATATTACTGCCGCGGCGCTTTTCCGTGTAGTCGAGAAGTATAAGCCGACGCTCTTGATCGACGAGGCCGACACCTTCCTGCGGGACAGTGATGAGCTTCGAGGTGTGCTCAACAGTGGTCACCAGCGGGCCAACGCATATGTTCTCCGGACCACGGGGGATGATCATGAGCCGAGGCCATTCCGCACTTGGGCGCCAAAGGCGATAGCACTGATCGGCAAGCTGCCGGCGACCCTGGCAAGCCGGACCATTCACATCGAGTTGCGGCGGATGTTGGGGAGCGAAAGTGTCGAACCGCTTCGTCCAGATCGCCTCGATCACCTTGAGCCGTTACGCCAAAAGGCGGCACGTTGGGTCGCAGACAATCATATCAATCTGAGTTCCGCTGATCCCATGATGCCCACGACTCTCCGACGGAGAGCCGCCGACAACTGGCGGCCACTGATAGCCATTGGCGATCTGGCCGGCGGCGAGTGGCCAGCCCGGGTCCGCAGGATTGCCCAGGAACTCAGTGGCCAGAATGAGCAGACATATAGCATCATGCTGCTTGAAGACATAAGGCACATCTTTGCCTCCAGCGGCGGTGACCGACTTTTCTCTGCAGAGGTGGCCCAAGAATTGTCGAAGATGGAGGACCGGCCCTGGCCAGAATGGTCCAAGGATAAACCCATTACGCCACGACAGATCGCGAAATTGCTGGAGCCATTCGGCATCAAACCGAGTGGGATACGTGAGGGCCACAAGACGGCCAAGGGCTACAAGATGGACGATTTCAACGACGCCTTTGGGAGGTATATCCGCGACACATCCGTCACACCGTCACAACTCAATGAAATTAAGGGGAGCCAGAGTGTAGGTGCCGTCACACCTGCGAACGTTGTGTCGGATCAAACGGGGCTGAAAGTCAACAATCACCGGTCTTGTGACGCTGTGACGGCAAGTAGCGGCCGTAACGCGCAGCAGACCAATGACTGGCCGGAACTGCCGGATGTTTTTCGCCGAACGTCCAACAGAACGGTGTAA
- a CDS encoding alpha/beta fold hydrolase, translating into MKPAYDVVVVGSGYGGGVSASRLTRMGYRVAILERGLEHLPGEYPDTPTKALAQIQISGSQIGRYGRPTAIFDLHVNPDMNVLVGCGLGGTSLINANVAIEVDKRVFEDPKWPSGIVDADLEEGYRRARTMLSPEPYPLNMTQLNKLKALERAATALGVTYERPPINVTFEERVNSAGVHQRACTLCGDCCSGCNVGAKNTTLMNYVADAAAGGAEVFCGVRVRAVGRAAGGWRIAYVPLGFGRQLFADDESTVSARIVVLAAGTLGSTEILLRSRDRGLSVSSRIGTGFTGNGDVLAFGYNNDMPIDGIGIGVEAADYDPAKSNKRPVGPTIAGLIDLRATPELDDGIVIEEGVIPGGLGSFLPDVMAIASVALGRDTDEGDRLSEISREVESLTFGPYRGAVNQTQTFLAMAHDGSNGEMRLAQDRLVVDWPAIGSSATYGRIAEKIRTAVQATGGTYVPNPIWSKLMQHRLVTVHPLGGCPMGKEASLGVLDGDCRVYAGNSGTAIHPGLYVCDGSMIPRSLGVNPLLTISAISERAMIRLAQREKRNIDLTPRQPAADAAAVRTTGIQFTERMSGTIQPANGGPKSDASFICTVHAQDANRFINERDHEAELIGTFEAHALSPDPLTVSGGRFNLFIVDPGRVETKQMNYAMPLTARDGGRYFMRGIKSIHDDRGFDLWRDTTTLAVTIHQGADESGPVLYEGILNIAAHDFINQLRTMVVTDAPNLSARLKMAADFGRFFAGRIFDSFGGPIARPVAFDPHTTRIKRPLRVSAPEVHFFDTADGKKLRLTRYKGGRKGPVIFVHGLGVSSLIFSIDTIDTNMLEFVYAAGYDCWLLDYRASTDLQYSHEQWNADVVAKYDYQPAVDYVRNRSGSNTVQMLTHCYGAMTFSMAMLTGLKYVRAAAISQISTHAVVPWLPQRILAYLHAPDLLHLIGIKLVDARSSVDRPLFERIVDVIIGFGYPFRSDDRSHNLTSRRITALYGQLYQLQQLNEGTLEAMPEMFGTANVTAFRHLSAIARAGHVIRADGTDDYLCDANLRNFAIPTLFFHGTLNHCFAPPGTIKTMELLAGTNGRHLYERHVIAETGHLDSIFGKNAARDVYPAVVSHLNQTARE; encoded by the coding sequence ATGAAGCCTGCTTACGACGTCGTCGTTGTAGGCTCGGGCTATGGCGGTGGCGTCTCCGCTAGCCGACTCACCCGCATGGGCTATCGCGTGGCGATCCTTGAACGCGGCCTCGAACACTTGCCGGGCGAATATCCCGACACGCCGACGAAGGCGCTTGCGCAAATTCAGATCAGTGGCTCCCAGATCGGGCGTTACGGCAGGCCGACGGCAATTTTCGACCTCCATGTCAACCCGGACATGAACGTGCTGGTCGGCTGCGGGTTGGGTGGAACCTCGCTGATCAACGCCAACGTGGCAATCGAAGTCGACAAACGCGTTTTCGAGGATCCTAAATGGCCTTCAGGTATCGTGGACGCTGATCTCGAGGAAGGCTACCGCCGCGCGAGAACAATGCTGTCGCCTGAGCCCTACCCGCTCAACATGACTCAACTTAACAAACTAAAGGCGCTTGAAAGGGCTGCCACGGCACTGGGCGTCACCTATGAGCGCCCGCCCATAAATGTGACGTTCGAGGAACGAGTTAACAGCGCCGGCGTGCATCAGCGGGCGTGCACCTTATGTGGAGACTGCTGTTCGGGCTGTAACGTCGGAGCGAAGAACACGACGCTGATGAATTACGTTGCTGATGCAGCCGCTGGCGGCGCGGAGGTCTTCTGCGGCGTTCGCGTCCGTGCGGTCGGACGCGCTGCCGGCGGCTGGCGCATCGCCTATGTTCCTTTGGGCTTCGGCCGCCAACTATTCGCGGATGATGAGAGTACTGTGTCGGCGCGTATCGTCGTGCTCGCCGCCGGCACGCTCGGCTCGACAGAAATTTTGCTCCGCTCGCGTGACCGCGGACTTTCCGTGTCAAGCAGGATCGGCACGGGCTTCACCGGCAATGGCGACGTGCTCGCTTTCGGTTATAACAACGACATGCCAATCGACGGGATCGGCATTGGCGTCGAAGCGGCTGACTATGATCCGGCAAAATCGAACAAGCGCCCGGTCGGCCCGACCATTGCCGGCCTAATCGATTTACGCGCCACGCCGGAGCTGGACGACGGCATAGTCATCGAGGAAGGCGTCATACCGGGAGGCCTCGGATCGTTTCTTCCAGATGTCATGGCGATCGCCTCGGTGGCTCTCGGCCGCGACACCGACGAGGGTGACCGTCTATCGGAAATCAGCCGGGAAGTGGAAAGCCTCACCTTCGGCCCCTATCGCGGAGCGGTCAACCAAACCCAGACCTTCCTCGCGATGGCGCATGATGGATCGAATGGCGAGATGCGGCTGGCTCAGGACCGCCTCGTGGTCGATTGGCCGGCGATAGGGAGCTCCGCAACGTACGGCCGCATTGCTGAGAAGATCCGCACCGCCGTGCAGGCGACCGGCGGCACCTATGTTCCCAACCCAATATGGAGCAAGCTGATGCAACATCGGCTCGTTACCGTACATCCCCTCGGCGGCTGCCCAATGGGCAAGGAAGCCTCCCTTGGCGTGCTCGATGGCGATTGCCGTGTCTATGCCGGCAACAGCGGAACCGCCATCCATCCCGGCCTCTATGTTTGCGACGGCTCAATGATACCCCGTTCGCTCGGGGTCAACCCGCTCCTCACCATCTCCGCGATTTCGGAACGCGCGATGATCCGCCTGGCGCAGCGGGAGAAGCGCAATATCGATCTCACACCCCGGCAGCCCGCAGCAGATGCGGCTGCGGTTAGAACCACCGGCATTCAGTTCACAGAGCGGATGAGCGGAACCATTCAACCTGCGAATGGTGGCCCCAAGTCCGATGCCTCATTCATTTGCACCGTGCATGCACAGGATGCTAACCGTTTTATCAACGAACGCGACCATGAAGCCGAGTTGATTGGGACCTTCGAGGCCCACGCGCTCTCGCCCGATCCCCTCACCGTTTCGGGCGGTCGCTTCAACCTGTTCATCGTCGATCCCGGCCGCGTCGAGACCAAGCAGATGAACTATGCGATGCCGCTGACGGCGCGCGACGGCGGCCGTTACTTCATGCGCGGCATCAAGAGCATCCATGACGACCGCGGCTTCGATCTTTGGCGAGACACGACGACGCTCGCCGTGACCATCCATCAAGGCGCCGATGAATCCGGGCCAGTGCTCTACGAAGGAATTTTGAATATTGCCGCGCATGATTTTATCAACCAGTTGCGCACGATGGTGGTGACCGACGCTCCAAACCTGTCTGCGCGCCTCAAAATGGCCGCAGACTTCGGCCGTTTCTTCGCTGGGCGGATATTCGATAGTTTCGGTGGTCCGATCGCCCGCCCCGTCGCCTTCGACCCGCACACGACACGGATCAAGCGGCCGTTGCGCGTCAGCGCTCCGGAAGTGCATTTCTTCGATACCGCCGATGGCAAGAAGCTGCGCCTGACGCGCTATAAGGGGGGCCGCAAGGGACCGGTTATCTTCGTTCACGGCCTTGGCGTATCGAGCTTGATCTTCTCGATCGACACGATCGACACCAATATGCTCGAATTCGTCTACGCCGCTGGCTACGATTGCTGGCTCCTGGACTACCGGGCGAGCACCGATTTACAATATTCACACGAGCAATGGAATGCTGATGTCGTCGCCAAATACGACTATCAGCCAGCTGTCGACTATGTGCGCAACAGGTCCGGAAGCAACACCGTGCAAATGCTCACTCACTGCTACGGGGCAATGACCTTCAGCATGGCCATGTTGACGGGTTTGAAATATGTCCGGGCGGCCGCGATCTCACAAATTTCTACACATGCGGTGGTTCCATGGTTGCCACAGCGGATTCTGGCATACCTGCACGCACCCGATCTGCTTCACCTCATCGGAATCAAGCTGGTGGACGCGCGCTCGAGTGTCGATCGTCCTCTTTTCGAACGCATTGTCGACGTGATCATAGGCTTCGGTTATCCGTTCCGATCCGACGACCGAAGCCACAATCTGACCAGCCGGCGTATTACAGCCCTCTATGGGCAGCTCTATCAGCTCCAACAGCTCAACGAAGGTACTCTCGAGGCAATGCCGGAAATGTTCGGCACTGCGAACGTCACGGCGTTTCGCCACCTTTCAGCCATCGCGCGGGCGGGCCATGTTATTCGGGCCGACGGCACCGACGACTATTTGTGCGACGCCAACCTGCGCAACTTCGCCATACCGACACT
- a CDS encoding WD40 repeat domain-containing protein has protein sequence MASCWPLPVEFRQFKGRGADRGGADGHELVRVSHDGAVNALVFSPDSKLLATASRDKTARIVAGRMAMSSPTTIGSGQ, from the coding sequence ATGGCAAGCTGCTGGCCATTGCCAGTGGAATTTCGACAATTCAAGGGGAGAGGCGCGGATCGTGGCGGGGCGGATGGCCACGAGCTCGTCCGGGTCAGCCACGACGGTGCGGTCAATGCGTTGGTTTTCAGCCCGGACAGCAAACTGCTCGCTACCGCCAGCCGGGACAAGACGGCGCGGATCGTGGCGGGGCGGATGGCCATGAGCTCGCCCACGACGATTGGGTCTGGGCAGTGA
- a CDS encoding metallophosphoesterase codes for MAASRPIDPDAIDHAHDYSQESANDDFWLDFIADTGDGWNSTYAMARLLADPQLTVGGVNEPLLRGRILVMGGDQIYPTASRDSYQERLEAPFREAAAGKIDPAHPPHVYAVPGNHDWYDGLLAFLGLFCRRRNSDNWASARPGRNVGGRATQQVRSYFAIELPHEWWLWGADVQLSGYIDQPQIDYFSHIAREWMKPGSRLILCTGQPSWAYVDPQDPEPKFRNFSYLESLAGLAGKGHRLCLILTGDSHHYCRFVEGDCNYITAGGGGAFLHPTHQLTDRIFAWPYPHPGVPGVAGQTYTRKFSLARDQVNKKPATFPDQAVSKTLTLRNFFFAALNWQYTATVAGFYAFFIWLLNAQAAYLGTSLQASLVPQPLPSFAVTAQNYMALGLISPWPTLLLLLSIAGYFYLADFPSYWRLVVGALHGAIHAILVMIATCILARWFSAIPAGCFIIATGLAAGVLSATTLGIYFLLSLTLFGRHWDEAFAALRIQDYKCFLRLRFGPAGRLMIYPIGLKQVPREPRSGTLRNPPLKPHLIEGPIEIN; via the coding sequence GTGGCAGCATCGCGACCGATTGACCCCGATGCCATCGATCACGCGCACGATTACAGCCAGGAAAGCGCCAATGACGATTTCTGGCTCGACTTCATAGCCGATACTGGCGACGGCTGGAATTCGACCTACGCCATGGCGCGGCTGCTTGCCGATCCTCAGTTGACGGTTGGGGGCGTAAATGAGCCGCTGTTACGCGGACGCATCCTTGTGATGGGCGGCGACCAGATCTATCCGACAGCATCGCGTGACAGTTACCAGGAACGCCTCGAAGCTCCGTTCAGAGAAGCCGCGGCAGGGAAAATCGACCCGGCTCATCCGCCCCATGTTTATGCCGTGCCAGGCAATCACGATTGGTACGATGGTCTGCTTGCCTTTCTTGGTCTATTCTGTCGCCGCCGGAACTCTGACAACTGGGCGAGTGCGCGGCCAGGTCGAAATGTCGGTGGACGAGCGACCCAGCAGGTTCGCAGCTATTTTGCCATCGAGCTGCCGCACGAATGGTGGCTCTGGGGTGCGGATGTTCAATTGAGCGGCTACATCGACCAGCCGCAGATTGACTACTTTTCTCATATCGCGAGAGAATGGATGAAGCCGGGCTCCCGGCTCATCCTATGCACAGGTCAGCCAAGCTGGGCTTATGTGGACCCGCAAGATCCTGAGCCAAAATTCAGGAATTTCTCCTATCTCGAGTCCCTCGCCGGTCTTGCCGGAAAGGGGCACCGCTTGTGTCTCATCCTAACCGGCGATAGTCATCACTACTGCCGCTTCGTTGAGGGCGATTGCAACTATATTACCGCCGGTGGCGGTGGAGCCTTTCTGCACCCGACGCATCAACTGACGGATAGAATATTCGCCTGGCCATACCCGCACCCTGGCGTGCCAGGCGTCGCTGGCCAGACCTACACGCGGAAATTCAGCCTTGCGCGTGACCAGGTCAACAAAAAGCCTGCAACGTTCCCCGACCAAGCGGTGTCCAAGACGCTGACGCTCCGAAATTTTTTCTTCGCGGCCTTGAACTGGCAATACACCGCGACTGTCGCAGGTTTCTATGCCTTCTTCATTTGGCTTCTCAATGCCCAGGCCGCCTATCTCGGTACGTCGTTGCAGGCGTCACTGGTGCCACAGCCGCTGCCGTCATTTGCCGTCACGGCGCAGAACTACATGGCACTCGGGCTGATCTCCCCATGGCCGACCCTACTGCTTCTACTTTCCATCGCCGGCTACTTCTATTTGGCAGACTTTCCCTCATATTGGCGTTTGGTCGTCGGCGCGCTGCACGGCGCGATCCACGCAATCCTTGTGATGATCGCGACATGTATTCTTGCGCGATGGTTTTCGGCCATCCCAGCCGGCTGCTTCATCATCGCGACCGGACTCGCCGCCGGTGTGCTATCAGCAACAACCCTTGGCATCTATTTCCTGCTCTCGCTCACTCTCTTTGGCAGACATTGGGACGAGGCGTTCGCGGCGCTCCGGATCCAAGACTATAAGTGTTTCCTTCGCCTGCGCTTCGGACCTGCCGGCAGGCTTATGATCTATCCCATTGGTCTGAAACAGGTGCCGCGCGAACCACGGAGTGGGACACTGCGCAACCCACCACTCAAACCGCATCTGATCGAAGGCCCTATCGAGATCAACTAA
- a CDS encoding XRE family transcriptional regulator — protein MAKLVQATPDPNIELRFPSDEGVRLPGWDGITRAATGNAYVPKGRAGWELGVQRRNIQQKATEDYEKRTAAPSPLDPAVSTYIFVTLRHWPGKDAWARARQAEGPWREVRVYDADDLVHWIEQHPAVGLWIAARLNKRPLGTRELDEIWEEWSLATEWRLPEDLVLTDRSEDSAEVLRWLRGEPAVLSLQATTTDEVAAFFHATLSELPNELAAAYRARTLVVTTAEAARALSNAPAPLILLLTEPDPGLARALAKRGHFVLQAYDERLIGRGEIRALARPSREGIATALQATGIAEPRAKALAHDSARNLAVLRRLIPGAPGRLPWWAEGTPPKALLAALLAGGWVETSEGDRARLAELADKPYEGVIADLAPLVGSFDSPLQKVGPAWRIASPSDAWILLAHHLTRADLNHFENIAHAVLGAPDPRFDMEPDDRWKADIHGVRPDYSSLLRHGVGQVLILLALWGDKIRTVADAPRRADTIVARLLRDADARRWWSLSGDFRLLAEASPDAFLTAIEDSLDQDDPQVGALFGDEDGGLFGTERLSDLMWALESLAWSPEWMPRVVHVLARLDAIDVKPRKYVNGPMNSLREVHLLWIPQTYATQELRIRALDLIRKREPATAWKVMLGVLPTGGDTSSPSPLPRWRDFSVDTPEVVTWNLIRQGAAKITERLIADVGLDPQRWSGLLDRLGDLAPDLDPALAALEAAEAKVKDGADRAAFWEKLRRVLHHHRQFPNAKWSLSEDVLSRLEAVYERFAPTDPLARAAWLFIGFVALPKPTSNGWEADQREVEVARQVATQALFKNGGISAILGLARLVDSGGYIGKALYDSRLSAADVNALIETAARSSDAQERDVALGLIISAFRDRREAWAEALIAQAQAESWGDEALITILRGLPINRWTWDQVAEIGGEILTTYWRMAPVFWIDEDSDEIAYAIGQLIDVGRARHALALVGRRDKKARTPSAVLLQVLEQAARQPIENQADGNEATMFQHYVAETLTELDTRDDVDRNALATLEWKYLRVIEHSRRPAKVLLSVLSEQPKLFIEMLSAVYKASAESGIEEPEPSDSEQARAMADQAYRLLELWNHIPGQRHDNTIDGEALEGWIKEARALAKESGREDIADSKIGQMLSASPKGADGNWPAVPVREALDVFRSKPMLEGFRVGKANRRGVTTRMPSDGGNLERDEAATYRGWAKAIAFEHPHTAKALNELADDYERQAKREDEDAERRDWSY, from the coding sequence ATGGCCAAACTGGTCCAAGCCACGCCGGATCCCAACATTGAACTACGTTTCCCATCTGACGAAGGGGTTCGCCTTCCCGGGTGGGACGGCATTACCAGAGCGGCCACCGGCAACGCTTACGTCCCGAAAGGGCGCGCCGGTTGGGAGCTCGGCGTCCAGCGGCGCAACATCCAGCAGAAGGCCACCGAAGACTACGAGAAGCGGACAGCCGCCCCGAGCCCACTCGATCCCGCCGTCTCCACCTACATTTTTGTTACCCTGCGCCATTGGCCGGGGAAAGACGCCTGGGCCAGGGCCCGCCAGGCGGAGGGCCCATGGCGCGAGGTCCGGGTCTATGATGCAGACGATCTGGTGCATTGGATCGAGCAGCACCCAGCTGTCGGCCTCTGGATCGCGGCGCGCCTAAACAAGCGGCCGCTCGGGACGCGGGAACTCGATGAAATTTGGGAGGAGTGGTCGCTCGCCACCGAGTGGCGGCTGCCCGAGGACCTTGTGCTCACTGACCGGAGCGAGGATTCAGCCGAGGTCCTCCGATGGCTGCGCGGCGAGCCAGCCGTCCTTTCCCTGCAGGCGACCACGACCGATGAGGTGGCGGCGTTTTTTCACGCCACGCTAAGCGAACTGCCGAACGAACTCGCGGCCGCCTATCGTGCCCGCACCCTGGTGGTGACGACGGCTGAGGCGGCCCGAGCTCTAAGCAACGCGCCAGCGCCTCTGATCCTTCTTCTCACCGAGCCTGATCCGGGCCTCGCCCGCGCCCTCGCCAAGAGGGGCCACTTCGTGCTCCAGGCCTATGACGAGCGCCTGATCGGCCGTGGTGAGATCCGGGCCTTGGCACGTCCCTCGCGGGAAGGCATCGCCACCGCCCTCCAGGCGACCGGCATAGCTGAGCCGCGGGCGAAAGCACTGGCCCACGACAGTGCGCGTAATCTTGCCGTCCTGCGTCGGCTGATCCCGGGCGCCCCTGGGCGCCTACCTTGGTGGGCGGAAGGGACTCCGCCGAAGGCGCTGCTGGCGGCGCTGCTTGCCGGCGGCTGGGTGGAGACTAGCGAGGGCGACCGCGCTCGCCTGGCCGAACTCGCTGACAAACCCTACGAGGGTGTCATCGCCGACCTAGCGCCGCTCGTGGGCTCGTTCGACAGCCCGCTGCAGAAGGTCGGGCCGGCGTGGCGCATCGCCTCGCCGTCGGACGCCTGGATTCTGCTGGCCCATCATCTGACGCGCGCCGATCTCAACCACTTTGAAAACATCGCCCACGCGGTACTCGGCGCCCCCGATCCTCGCTTCGACATGGAGCCCGACGACCGCTGGAAGGCCGATATCCATGGCGTTCGGCCGGATTATTCGAGCCTGCTGCGGCATGGCGTGGGCCAAGTGCTGATCCTCCTGGCCCTCTGGGGGGACAAGATCCGCACAGTCGCGGACGCGCCGCGACGCGCGGACACGATCGTCGCGCGCTTGCTCCGTGACGCAGATGCACGGCGCTGGTGGTCACTCTCCGGCGACTTCCGGCTACTAGCCGAAGCTTCGCCGGATGCTTTTCTGACCGCCATCGAAGACAGTCTCGACCAGGACGATCCGCAAGTCGGTGCCCTGTTCGGCGACGAGGACGGTGGGTTATTCGGGACAGAGCGCCTGTCTGACCTGATGTGGGCGCTGGAATCCCTCGCCTGGTCGCCTGAGTGGATGCCGCGCGTGGTCCATGTCCTGGCGCGTCTCGACGCGATCGACGTCAAGCCGCGCAAATATGTTAACGGGCCGATGAACAGCCTGAGGGAAGTTCACCTCCTTTGGATTCCCCAGACCTACGCCACGCAGGAGCTTCGCATCCGTGCGCTCGACCTGATCCGCAAACGCGAGCCGGCCACAGCGTGGAAGGTGATGCTTGGTGTGCTGCCGACAGGAGGCGACACATCAAGTCCGTCGCCCCTACCGCGCTGGCGCGACTTCAGTGTCGACACGCCGGAGGTGGTGACTTGGAACCTAATCCGCCAGGGCGCGGCGAAGATCACCGAGCGGCTGATTGCCGACGTCGGCCTCGATCCTCAGCGATGGTCTGGGCTACTGGATCGGCTTGGCGACCTTGCCCCCGACCTGGACCCGGCCCTCGCAGCGCTCGAGGCGGCCGAAGCTAAGGTCAAGGACGGCGCGGATCGCGCCGCCTTCTGGGAAAAACTTCGGCGCGTCCTGCACCACCATCGACAGTTCCCCAACGCCAAGTGGTCGCTGTCGGAGGATGTGCTGAGTCGGCTGGAGGCGGTCTATGAGCGTTTCGCACCCACAGATCCGCTGGCGCGGGCGGCCTGGCTGTTCATAGGCTTTGTCGCGCTACCCAAACCAACGAGCAATGGGTGGGAAGCCGACCAGCGCGAAGTCGAGGTTGCACGACAGGTGGCGACCCAAGCCCTCTTCAAGAACGGAGGTATTTCAGCGATCCTCGGCCTAGCTCGGCTGGTGGACAGCGGCGGCTACATCGGCAAGGCGCTCTACGATAGTCGCCTCTCCGCGGCAGACGTGAACGCCCTGATCGAAACCGCGGCCCGCAGTAGCGACGCCCAGGAGCGCGATGTTGCCCTCGGACTCATCATCTCGGCATTCAGAGATCGGAGGGAGGCATGGGCTGAGGCATTGATCGCACAGGCGCAAGCCGAGTCCTGGGGCGATGAAGCGCTGATAACGATCCTGCGGGGCCTGCCGATTAACCGGTGGACCTGGGACCAGGTCGCGGAGATCGGCGGCGAAATTCTGACGACCTACTGGCGCATGGCGCCGGTCTTCTGGATTGACGAAGACAGCGACGAAATCGCCTACGCTATCGGCCAGCTGATCGACGTCGGCCGGGCGCGTCACGCCCTCGCCCTCGTCGGCCGTCGCGATAAGAAGGCGCGTACGCCGTCGGCTGTGCTCCTGCAGGTGCTAGAGCAGGCCGCGCGCCAGCCCATCGAGAACCAGGCGGACGGCAACGAGGCTACCATGTTCCAGCACTACGTAGCCGAGACGTTGACGGAGCTGGACACCCGCGACGACGTCGACCGCAACGCGCTGGCGACGCTGGAATGGAAGTACCTGCGCGTCATTGAGCACTCGCGCCGTCCAGCGAAGGTGCTGCTCTCGGTCCTATCGGAACAGCCGAAGCTTTTCATTGAAATGCTCAGCGCAGTGTATAAGGCCAGCGCGGAAAGCGGAATCGAAGAGCCCGAGCCGTCCGATTCCGAACAGGCGCGCGCGATGGCCGACCAAGCTTACCGGCTGCTCGAACTGTGGAACCACATCCCAGGTCAGCGCCACGATAACACCATTGACGGCGAAGCGCTGGAGGGCTGGATCAAGGAGGCGCGCGCCCTGGCCAAGGAGTCCGGTCGCGAGGACATCGCCGACAGCAAGATCGGCCAGATGCTCTCCGCGTCACCCAAGGGCGCGGACGGCAATTGGCCAGCGGTGCCAGTGCGCGAGGCGCTCGATGTCTTTCGGAGCAAACCCATGCTGGAGGGATTCCGCGTCGGCAAGGCAAATCGGCGCGGCGTTACGACCCGCATGCCAAGCGACGGCGGCAATCTGGAGCGGGACGAGGCGGCGACGTACCGGGGCTGGGCCAAGGCAATTGCCTTCGAGCATCCGCACACGGCTAAGGCGCTGAACGAACTCGCCGACGACTACGAGCGGCAAGCCAAGCGGGAGGATGAGGACGCCGAGCGGCGCGACTGGTCCTACTGA